The proteins below come from a single Molothrus ater isolate BHLD 08-10-18 breed brown headed cowbird chromosome 3, BPBGC_Mater_1.1, whole genome shotgun sequence genomic window:
- the LOC118700172 gene encoding ectonucleotide pyrophosphatase/phosphodiesterase family member 1 isoform X3 has protein sequence MIVWKTTIAVLIIKLFVKERQAGLKKSVRTLLNLSVQKDLPSLQCYYFHWMASERNICRLGVDFYLLLANYGLYPESHGIIDNKMYDPKRNASFTLKSEEKFNPQWYQGQPIWLTAMYQGLKAGTFFWPGSDVAVNGTFPNLYEIYNSSIPFEERVVTVLRWLQLPEDERPHFYTLYLEEPDSSGHKFGPVSSGVIMALQRVDKIVGMLMDGLKQMNLHKCLNIIFISDHGMEVGSCRKTAYLNSYLDDVQDFIVVPGPAARLRPNNVPDEYFSFNYEGIVRNLTCIKPNQPFKAYMKQLLPKRFHYSYNDRIEPLHFYLDSQWQLARKPLEIKSCKGGFHGSDNRFPNMQAIFIGFGPGFKFGTQVDPFENIEVYNLMCDLLDVKPAPNNGTHGRLNHLLKHPVYTPHHPKETSHPSECSVVGERAFSVSLGCSCRTGGLPIRDFHQRLNLTDTEVKKTEKLNLPYGRPRVLQKKHNYCLLYQYRYVSGYSRDYRMALWSTYTVGRDDKWISSTGAASNCLHKDVRISQNHNQTCLFYNNHPRLTYGFLAPPNFMTDAKKPHYDALLTSNIVPMYPEFKVLWNYFHQHLLPEYAAARNGVNVVSGPVFDYDSDGLYDTPEKLKRYRGNSEVLVPTHFFIVLTSCKNTSETPLECEGSLDALSFIVPHREDNSESCADGKSESMWVEERMKFHTARIRDIELITGLSFYQDGKQPISDILQLKTYLPTFETV, from the exons GGGCTGTATCCTGAATCTCATGGTATAATTGATAACAAGATGTATGACCCCAAAAGAAACGCATCCTTCACCCTTAAAAGTGAGGAGAAGTTTAACCCACAGTGGTACCAAGGCCAGCCT ATTTGGCTCACAGCCATGTACCAAGGGCTGAAAGCAGGGACCTTCTTCTGGCCTGGGTCTGATGTAGCAGTGAATGGAACCTTTCCAAACCTGTATGAAATATACAATAG CTCAATCCCCTTTGAAGAAAGAGTGGTGACTGTCCTTCGCTGGCTGCAGCTACCTGAAGATGAAAG ACCACACTTTTACACTCTGTATTTAGAAGAACCAGATTCCTCGGGCCATAAGTTTGGACCAGTAAGCAGTGGA GTCATTATGGCATTACAGAGAGTGGACAAAATAGTAGGGATGCTGATGGATGGTCTAAAGCAAATGAACTTGCATAAATGCCtgaacattatttttatatcagaTCATG GGATGGAAGTAGggagctgcagaaaaacagCATATCTGAACAGCTATCTCGACGATGTCCAAGATTTCATAGTTGTACCCGGACCTGCAGCTCGCCTAAGACCTAATAATGTTCCAGATGAGTATTTCTCTT TTAATTATGAAGGCATTGTCAGAAACCTCACG TGcataaaaccaaaccagcctTTCAAAGCTTAtatgaagcagctgctgcccaagcGTTTCCATTATTCCTATAATGACCGGATTGAACCGCTGCACTTTTATTTAGACTCCCAGTGGCAGCTTGCTCG aaaaccaCTTGAGATTAAAAGCTGCAAAGGTGGATTCCATGGCTCAGACAATCGCTTCCCCAATATGCAG GCTATCTTTATTGGTTTTGGACCAGGATTCAAGTTTGGTACTCAAGTTGATCCATTTGAAAACATTGAAGTATACAATTTAATGTGTG ATTTGCTTGATGTGAAGCCAGCCCCAAACAATGGAACTCATGGACGCCTAAACCATCTGTTAAAGCACCCTGTTTACACCCCACACCATCCCAAAGAAACCAGTCATCCTTCTGAATGCTCTGTGGTGGGAGAAAGAGCCTTTTCAGTGAGccttggctgctcctgcaggacagGG GGCTTGCCAATAAGGGATTTTCATCAGCGTTTAAATCTTACTGATACAGAAG TTAAGAAGACAGAGAAACTTAATTTACCCTACGGAAGGCCCAGGGTTCTGCAGAAAAAACATAATTACTGCCTCCTTTACCAATACCGCTACGTGAGCGGGTACAGCAGGGACTACAGGATGGCTCTGTGGAGCACGTACACTGTTGGCAGAGAT GACAAATGGATTTCTTCTACAGGAGCTGCCTCCAACTGTTTACATAAAGATGTTcgtatttcacagaatcataacCAGACCTGTTTGTTTTACAACAATCATCCTCGCCTAACTTACGGATTTCTTGCTCCTCCAA attttaTGACAGATGCAAAGAAACCTCACTATGATGCCTTGCTTACCAGCAACATTGTGCCAATGTATCCTGAAtttaaag TGTTATGGAACTACTTCCATCAACACCTCCTGCCTGAATATGCTGCAGCCAGGAATGGTGTCAATGTAGTCAGTGGTCCAGTGTTTGATTATGACTCTGATGGGCTCTATGATACCCCAGAAAAGTTGAAAAG ATACCGTGGTAATTCAGAAGTTCTAGTTCCAACTCACTTCTTCATTGTGCTGACTAGCTgtaaaaatacttctgaaacTCCTCTGGAGTGTGAAGGTTCTCTAGATGCCTTGTCTTTCATTGTACCTCACAGAGAAGACAACAGTGAAAGCTGTGCA GATGGCAAGTCTGAGTCCATGTGGGTTGAAGAGAGAATGAAGTTTCATACAGCTCGGATCAGAGATATAGAATTAATTACTGGACTCAGCTTCTATCAAGATGGAAAACAGCCAATATCTGACATTTTACAGTTAAAAACATATTTGCCAACTTTTGAGACAGTCTGA